The following nucleotide sequence is from Molothrus ater isolate BHLD 08-10-18 breed brown headed cowbird chromosome 12, BPBGC_Mater_1.1, whole genome shotgun sequence.
CTGCTACATCTCCTTCCCCTCTTGCATGGCACGAGGCACTGAAGGTCCACACCAGCCCCAGCCGTGTATTGCAGGCATTCCTTGGACCTGCTGGGGCCTTGGGATTTGTCACCTGGTGCTCCCATTCCACCAGGTTCACTGTCCCCTGCAGTCATTCACCTCTTGTCCTCACCCTCACAGTCAGtgctggcaccaggagctggctcttggctcctgcacacagcagggaaagCTCTCCATGGTGTctggtcccagcacaggcacagctctcaggacagcagcaggacgGGTGTCCCACCCCTGCTGGGAGCCACACTGACACTCCCACAGGCAGATAAACACCTTGGTGACTGTCACCTTCCACTGAGGGTGGCCAGGGCACAAAAATGAACTTGCTtaaagctgtgctgtgtttcctGCACACCATTCCCACTGAATTTCCACAGAGTTCAGTTACACTCAGCACTGAACCCCTTCAGAGCTGCCTTGTTCAGCCTGTATGGAGAGTTTAAAGTTCAGGAAACTctccctgggagctctgcaccCCTGAACTGACCACTACCCCCAGACAAGGTGTCAGGACTGCATTAGGAATGGGCAGCATGAATTTCttcccccaggctgcagcaaggAGAGGAAGGTGAGAGCCCAtccagggaggagggggagcaaTCCAGgatgctttgtgctgctggggacTCTGAGCCAAGGGTGACAGCTCTGGGGGTCACCCCATGGAAACACAGCTCTAGGGGCTCCCAAGGATGCACTTTAGCACTGTTTTCATGctcactcagcatcccagctccaAGCACCCTctctcctgtgcagagcaggttgttctccagggatgctgctccagcaggtgcccagccatccccaggcaaccccaggggagcactgccCGGGGGTGGGGTAAGCACCAGGTAGGGCAGCCCCCAGGGTCAGTGGGATGGGGTTTGTAactggctctgctctctctctgtgGTGCCTCCAGTGCCTGGGTGTCTTGGGAACCAGCTGGAAGCAAAGCTGGACAAGCCAGATGTGGTGAACTGGATGTGCTACCGTAAAACAGAGGATTATTTCACCATCTGGCTCAACCTCAACACCTTCCTGCCAGTGGGAGTTGACTGCTGGATCGATAACACCAGGTACCATCCAGCTCTAGCATGGGAGCTCCCTGGGGAAATGACCTACCAAGGatctccctcccctctcctccccctggCCATGATTGGGCACACACGGAAAAATGGGAGGACTGTGGGATTGTTTGGGAACACAAGTGactggctgctgccctgagTGTCTGTCCCTTTCCCAAGTCCCTGCCATGTGCTCAAGCCCAGCCAGACCACCCTGAGCACCCACTGGAGatgctgccagcctgcctggggctgcagggtcagggggctgtggcagctggtTCCATCAGAGCCTCCTGTCCCAGGAtgccaggagagcagaaggGACTCTGGCTGGGCTCCAGTGCACCTCACATCCACACAAGGCTTGGAAACAGCCAGGTCCAAGCCCTACCCAGTGATctccaccccagccctgtgttCTCCATGGGGACATGGCTCTTCTGCcacctcctgtcctgtcctgtccccacagggtGGTGTACAACCGAACCTCTCGGAAAATGTCCAATGCCCCAGGGGTGCACATCCGTGTTCCTGGCTTTGGCAAGACCTATTCTGTGGAATACCTGGATCAGAGCAAGCTGGCAGGTGAGAGGAGGAGAGACCAGGGAGTCTGGGGATCCCACGTGCTCCCTGCAAATGGGGAGGTGTCCCTGTATCTCCAGCAGGGACTGGttctgcagagagcccagggcactggCACTGAGGGACATTAGTCTGGGGGACACACtccagctgggtgctggcagggagcacccCATCCTTGACCCCAGGACTCAGTGGGATGCACGGAGTCACTACATCTGGCTGGAACCACTGGGCTACAGGGCTTACCAGGGAACATTTTGACCATGACCAGGACCAGAATGGAAAAAGCTTGACAAGAGAAGACCTAATTCCCACTTGTTCCCTCTGCCCACAGGCTACCTGCACACCATGGTGCAGAACCTGGTCAACAACGGCTACGTGAGGGACAAGACAGTTCGGGCAGCCCCCTACGACTGGAGGGTTGGACCCCGTAAGTCTGGGGGTTGTGGCCAGGCCCCCCATGCTCAGAGGGAAGCAGGATGACCCTCATGCCATCATGCTCCCTTCTTGtccacagaggagcagcccGAGTACTTCCAGAACCTGAAGGCGCTGATCGAGGACATGCACGACGAGTACCAGCGACCTGTGTTCCTCATCGCACACAGCATGGGCAACCTGCATGTCCTCtacttcctgctgcagcagacaCAAGCCTGGAAGGATCAGTACATTGGGGGCTTCATTTCCCTGGGTGCCCCCTGGGGAGGCTCTGTCAAGCCCCTGCGTATCCTGGCATCCGGTGGGTGACTCCTCGTGTGCAGCcacctctttgttttctttccctcctgcagAAATGGAAGGGTGGtggtgggcagggaaggagcagagtgGTGAAGGAGGTGGGGAACCCAGTTCCTGTTTAGCCTctttgcagcccagaaagccacaATCACTTGCCTAATGCTGACAGCCCAGGATATCTCCAAGTCACAAGTCCAAAACTGCATGAGATTAAAAATCATGTGCTTGAAGGTTTTAACATCTGGCCCCTTGCATCACCCTTAAGTCACCTgctaatatttttctctgttgccACAACAGCCAGAGATATTTTTAAGGTCGTCTGCAGTCATTCCATGGTCTTAGGACTCCAGACACACCAAAAAATACCAAGGTTTGAAGGAAACATGCAAATTGGCCTCTTACTACTGCTTGCTCTTGTCCCTGCAGGTGTGGTGGTGCCAGGGTTGCAGGGAATGTTCAGGGCTGGGTTGGTCTGTGCCATCACACATCCAGGTTTGTCTCCACTCAGGCCCTCTGAGCAGCTAGAGATGTGGAGAGAAGAGTTTGGAAGGCTGCTCGTGATATCTGCAGGCAGGGGGGTAAGGAGAGGACGTAAGGTTATGGGCAGGggaagagctgagctgcagaaggCCAGGGGACAGTGGTGAGTCACTGTGGGGAGCgctgatcccagcccagctcccaaaGGCTCCAAAGTCTGTGTGGGGACATTGTGGTGCCATTTGTGACGAGCCCTTGCGTGTCCCGCAGGTGACGAGCAGGGCATCCCGCTCATGTCCAACATCAAGCTCCGTGAGGAGCAGCGCATGACCACCACCAGCCCCTGGATGTTCCCCACCACCCTGGCCTGGCCCGAGAGCCACGTCTTCATCTCCACTCCCTCCTACAACTACACCTACCGCGACTACCGGCGCTTCTTCACCGACGTCAACCTGGAGGATGGCTGGTACATGTGGGAGGACATGAAGGACTTGTTGAAGGATTTGCCCCCTCCTGGGGTGGACACGTACTGCCTCTATGGCACAGGCTACCCCACGGCAGAGACTTACGTTTATGATGAGCGTTTCCCCTATGAGGACCCCGTGGATATAATTTATGGTGACGGGGATGACAGTGTCAGCACACGCAGCTTGGAGCTGTGCAAGCGGTGGCGGGaccagcagaagcagaaggtGTTCGTCCAGGAGCTGCGAGGTGCCCACCACTTCAACATGATCTTCAGCAACCTGACCCTCAGTTACATCAACGAAATCCTGCTGGGGAGCAaagaggagcagggggagccaGGGCAGGCGAGGTCCAGCCCAGAGGCTGGGAAGTTGGGGAAGATCCTCCGTGAACACAAGGCGCGTAAGGAGCCTAAAAAGAACTGAAAGGAGGGAGGGCCAGCTTCCCTCCATGATGGTCGGCACCACAAACTGCCGTGCAGGGGAGCAAAGGACTTGGAGCTGAGTTTGGAAGGAAAGTGAGCAAGACCAACAGCTCAGGTGGATGGGCTGGCACCCAATTCCACACTGATTGGTTCTTCTTTCAGGAATGGTGATTAATTTTACTTCAGAGGCTTGTCACTTCCCACCAGCGGGTGGATAATTAACCATGCTGCCAGCTCATTAACATCACACTTGTGAATTCCAGTGTACACACAAGCCCTTGTTGCTAGCAAGCCATTTTTAGGCACTTTAGAGGCTGTGGACCTGTGGTGCTGTAGCTTCTGCTCACTTGGGACAGAGCAACTCACTTAAGAAGAGCAGGCTCTGACTTACCAGGTGGTCACAGAGGTAGCATGGGGGTAGCACAGTAGGTGTGGCTTACAGAGCAGCGAGCTAGGCTCCTTGGGCAAGACCAACTCGAAATCAGCAGATttacaaaataataaacacaCTTTGCTTCTATATGCTGAGCCTGCCTTGTCCTTCAGAGCCGGACAGTGAAGCCACCCATAACCACAAAGTGGGGTGCTTGCTGCTTGCAGGCACTCCGGGAGACAGGGCTTTGGGAATAACTGCAAGGCCAATGATGCAGCTGGGGTTGGTGATATGACCAGGGCTGGCAATATCATGTGGGTGACAATGTGGTTGGGGTTGGTGACATAAACAGGGTTGGTGGTGCTACTGGAGCATGATGCAactggtgctggcagagcaaCTGGGATGGAAATGTAACTGGCCTTGGAAATGCAACTGGGACCGGCGATGCAGCTGGGGTTGGTGACACAACTTGGGGTGGCAATGCAGCCAAGGCTGGAGATGCAAACAGGGTGGGGATGCAGCTGGAGACTGGGGATGCAGCCGGGGTGGCAATACAAATGTGGTGACACAGCTGGGGTTGACCACGCAACCGAGGCAGCAATGCAGCCGGGACAAGCAGCAATGCAGCCGGGACGGGCTGTGCCTCCGGGCCTGGTGATaccgccggggccgggctggggctggggctggggctggggctggggctggggctggggccgctcccggggctGGCGGtgccgccgcgcccgccccgaTCCCGCGGCGCGGAGCGCAGCGCTCGGGGCGGGGCTCTCCCTCTGCGCTGCTCTCCCATTGGCtgcggcgcggcgggcgcggcgccgATTGGCGGGCGGCGGCGCGTGCTGGGGGCGGAGCCGGTGCAGCCCCGGTGCCGGCCCGGTGCCGCCGCGCTGGAGGCCGCGGGCTCGGCGCCGATGGGCTCGGGGGCCGCCATGGGCTCGGGGGCCGCCATGGGCTCGGGGGCGGCCGGCGGGCCGGGCCATAGCGCGCCGCTCTGCCCCTGcccgtccccgccgccgccgcccgcgccgcgcTGCCCGCGGGGAAGCCGCCGGCTCTCGGAAaccggggccggggcgcggcgGAGCGAgggcgcggcggggcgcggggggctGCGGGCCGCCGCCTCGCTGCCGCACATCGCGCGGGGCCGCGGCGAGgagggcggcgggcggcgcagcccctgcctgctcgTGGCGCTGCGGCCGCGGAACGTGGAGGCGGAGCGGGAGCGCTTCTTCCGCGCCAGCTTCGCCTACGACCCGCAGTTCGAGTACGCGGAGCCGGTGCCCGCCGCCGTCCTGGACAAGTACGGGGCCGCCTCCGACCGCTTCGTGGCTCAGGTGAGGCGGGGCCGGGGAAGGATGCTCGGcctgggaagagaaggagaatggAGGGACCGGTGTGGGATGGAGCCTGGTGGGGCTGGCCAGGAGATGGTCCATGGTCATGGaattctggaatggtttgggttggaaggggttTTAAAGACCGTCTAATTATCCCACACACCCTGCTGCCATGGACAGTGACATCTTCCACCAGATCGGTTGCTGCAAGTCCCATCCAAcatggccttgaacatttccagggatggggcagccacagcttctccctgggcaacctgtgccagggcctcagcaccttcacagggaagaatttattACTAATGTCCAGCCTAAAACCACCCTCAGTCAACTTAACACCATTCCCCCTGGTCCATGTGAAACCTGGCCTTCTTTCCCTCCCAGCTGGTGCCCAATCCCTCTCCCCTTAGCACCTTTGATATCCTGCCTTCATTACACTCACCCTGTGATTTCTTAAACCTCAGGTTTTAGTGGCCTCACCTACCTGCAGGAATGGTACCTGCTCCATGGTGACAGGGgtcatgctgctgctgggtgatgccaggttggatggggctttgagcaacctggtctagtggaaggtgcccctgcccatggaggaggattggaactaaatgatcCCAAATGTCCCTttccacccaaaccagtctgtgttTCTATGCTCAAACTGGCTTCTGCTtatgctgggagctgtgctccaTCAGGGACACCTTGCTGGCATGCTTCTGCACTTGTTGCTGTAGAACtaacagcagaggagctggagcacatGGGTGATAGCAAGGGAAGTGCTCCTTAGCCTGAATTACCTGGTGGTTAAGTCTGGCTTGTTTTCTGGAAGACCTAAAGGTTGTCCAGTGCAGCAGCATCCTTAAGGCATCAGCAAACATGGTCAGTAATGACATTAATTGGTGAAGACTCCACTTAAGGAGTCTGTATTATTTTGTTTAACTGTTTCCATGGCTTATACACTACTGAAACATTTCTGAGTTGCTCTCTGCCATGGGGATGGCAGTGAGAAAACAGCTCCTGGTCCTTCATCAGGAGAGAAGAGGTAGGAGTGTGCTTCCAGGGTGCTGTGCCCTCAAACAAGCCTTTTGTGGCTGCAGGAGtagagctgctctgtcccttcagcctgtgcctggagctgggagctggctgtgtCCCAAAACCAGTTTGCACGTGGGAGTGAGCATCCTGCCTCTAGGAAGAGCATCCTTTCTGCCACATGAACCAGTGAGCAGATAAAAACCCCCTCTTATCCCAAATTCAGGCTGGCACACTGGAGGTATTTCTCTGCACCTCTCAGTCAGGAGTTACTTATTCAAATAACAACTTCCtcactgatttatttattgttttttgaatgtttccttttcctgcatCACTGCCCATGCCTCTACCTGGATTATTATCCAGATGATTCAGGCCCTTTCTGCACACAGCTTTCTGAGCAGTTTGTCATTCCCAGTGTGTGCCATACCTCTGCCCCACATGAACTGGTGCCAGTGAGGCTCTTGCAGGGGAGACACTCTGACGCCTGCAAAGACCTCTCAGCTTTTGGCATTTCCCTCCTGTATTTTATTCCCTGAGACTTGCACTAAAATGAGTTGCTCAGAGCTCTTTCTCCCTGTGCTTTTTCCTTTGGTGCAGTTGGCTTGCTGCAGAGTAAAAGATGAATAAttgagattatttttctctgggCGGTGCTTTGAATGAATGGAATGTAGGTTTGTAACCACTGTGGATTCTGGAAGCTTTTGCAGGAGATACTAAGTGTTGAGTGTTTCTGCCAATGTTTCTCCAGGTTTTCTGGtgaggctgggatgggacagcaTTCATGGCACTGTTCCTCTGCTCTTGCCCTGCAGTAACCTCCTTCCAGTCTCTTTTATTTTGGGAAGCATTTTTCATTGGCAGCTAACTCTTAGCtataaactgcttttattttcaaagaccTTCATTAATCATGgagattaaataaataagaCATTTTGCTAAGTCAGCATCCTTGGACATGAGCAGACAAACCAACACCAGCTccctgcttccagctgctctgcatgtgCTTGGggggttattttattttcttaatagaAAACTTAAATAAGCCAGGAGGATTCTTCCAGCCCTGTGGAGGCTCATCTCCCTGGAGATCACATCCCTGGTTTGCCATGTGAATTTGAgtggcaccagcacagagctggaggatTTGTTGTCCCAC
It contains:
- the LCAT gene encoding phosphatidylcholine-sterol acyltransferase; the protein is MGSGGAGAELLLLLSLLLQPTAQFWLFNVLFPPTTTPEAPPTNSTPPVVLVPGCLGNQLEAKLDKPDVVNWMCYRKTEDYFTIWLNLNTFLPVGVDCWIDNTRVVYNRTSRKMSNAPGVHIRVPGFGKTYSVEYLDQSKLAGYLHTMVQNLVNNGYVRDKTVRAAPYDWRVGPQEQPEYFQNLKALIEDMHDEYQRPVFLIAHSMGNLHVLYFLLQQTQAWKDQYIGGFISLGAPWGGSVKPLRILASGDEQGIPLMSNIKLREEQRMTTTSPWMFPTTLAWPESHVFISTPSYNYTYRDYRRFFTDVNLEDGWYMWEDMKDLLKDLPPPGVDTYCLYGTGYPTAETYVYDERFPYEDPVDIIYGDGDDSVSTRSLELCKRWRDQQKQKVFVQELRGAHHFNMIFSNLTLSYINEILLGSKEEQGEPGQARSSPEAGKLGKILREHKARKEPKKN